Proteins encoded within one genomic window of Brassica rapa cultivar Chiifu-401-42 chromosome A09, CAAS_Brap_v3.01, whole genome shotgun sequence:
- the LOC108869699 gene encoding auxin response factor 19-like: MNGGGLWPNQAQRVRTYTKVQKRGSVGRSIDVTRYSGYEELRNDLAIMFGTEGQLEDPQPSDWKLVHTDHENGMLLVGDDPWEEFVSCVQNIKILSSVEVQQMSLDGDLAANPTTK, from the exons ATGAATGGTGGTGGACTCTGGCCTAATCAGGCTCAACGAGTGAGAACATATACAAAG GTTCAAAAACGAGGGTCAGTAGGAAGATCAATAGATGTTACACGCTATAGCGGCTATGAAGAACTGAGAAATGACTTAGCAATAATGTTTGGCACCGAAGGACAGCTGGAGGATCCACAACCCTCTGATTGGAAACTCGTCCACACAGATCATGAAAACGGTATGCTGCTCGTTGGTGATGATCCTTGGGA GGAGTTTGTGAGCTGCGTGCAAAATATAAAGATACTATCATCAGTAGAAGTCCAGCAAATGAGTTTAGACGGAGATCTTGCAGCTAACCCAACCACAAAGTAA